Proteins from a single region of Aerococcus viridans:
- a CDS encoding TetR/AcrR family transcriptional regulator, translated as MPKIIKDVEQSVFKAVMDVVTSEGIDQLSMKRIAKSSGIAVGTLYNYFPDREELISKAILYSWNQSFQALDAILDQDKDSISKWTTFHETLYTEMMKRKGVGHELIRQQVISDDVNREILKGLSSRYCLLFEELASETNRTFSEQTRRRIQEILVSTVLRLTITFPDADQANRDYLEQFVQVILTIDNN; from the coding sequence ATGCCGAAAATAATCAAAGATGTGGAACAATCAGTCTTCAAGGCGGTCATGGACGTTGTTACCAGCGAAGGGATCGATCAGCTGAGCATGAAGCGGATCGCAAAAAGCAGCGGGATCGCCGTCGGGACTCTTTACAATTACTTCCCTGACCGTGAAGAGCTGATTTCCAAAGCCATCCTTTATAGCTGGAATCAGTCTTTTCAAGCTCTGGACGCTATCCTCGACCAGGACAAAGATAGTATCTCCAAGTGGACGACATTCCACGAGACCCTTTACACTGAAATGATGAAACGAAAAGGCGTGGGTCACGAACTGATCCGCCAGCAAGTCATCAGCGATGATGTCAACCGGGAGATTCTAAAAGGACTGTCTTCGCGTTACTGCTTGCTTTTCGAAGAACTGGCTAGCGAAACTAACAGAACGTTCAGCGAACAGACACGGCGTCGCATCCAGGAAATCTTGGTCAGTACCGTCTTAAGGCTGACGATCACCTTCCCGGACGCTGACCAGGCAAATCGTGACTATCTAGAACAGTTCGTTCAAGTGATACTAACTATCGATAACAACTAA
- a CDS encoding amidase family protein translates to MGFNNDDYLKGQIEKQYRKPKISSVKQTLDEELYDVDERLMKKVIGRDIETLQGLVREGEATYAEIAKCFWNQVLKHKDHNAVIALNPDVVKEAEKLSYDRSHSLMYGIPVLVKDNIATQDMPTTAGAAVLKDFKPEEDAEIIKLLKDKGTLILGKTNLSEWANFMSTDSSNGYSAIGGQTKNAFGEFDVGGSSSGSAVAAALGLAPVTIGSETSGSIIYPASQNGVVGHKPTLGLVSQDGIIPISHTHDTAGPITKTVKDAAIMFQALADTEETVQWYKDALKGVRVGIIANESLKAVYRSEDEEILSKAADELRGAGAEVSSFTVREEGLNIDYLNILKHEFNTGVQAYFASSALTLDKVLAFNEQQEEDFAPYNQELIRQSIEETYSDEEIDEMIRLNQQTARKALTEAFASVDLLVSLSNYATVLYAAAGNPAVTLPGHKRSTGEPVGVTFIGKSGQDLQLLEWAYAYEQALPREV, encoded by the coding sequence ATGGGATTCAATAATGATGATTATTTAAAGGGGCAAATCGAAAAGCAGTACCGAAAGCCGAAAATATCGTCGGTGAAGCAGACACTGGATGAAGAGCTTTATGACGTGGATGAAAGGCTGATGAAAAAAGTCATTGGTAGGGATATCGAAACGCTGCAGGGGCTGGTTCGCGAGGGGGAAGCGACTTATGCCGAAATCGCTAAGTGCTTCTGGAATCAGGTTCTAAAACATAAGGACCACAATGCTGTGATTGCTTTGAATCCGGATGTGGTAAAGGAGGCTGAGAAGCTGAGCTACGACCGTTCTCACAGCCTCATGTACGGCATACCAGTCTTAGTCAAGGACAACATCGCCACGCAAGACATGCCGACGACAGCCGGCGCTGCAGTCCTAAAAGACTTCAAGCCGGAAGAGGATGCCGAGATCATAAAGCTTTTGAAGGACAAGGGCACGTTGATTTTAGGCAAGACCAATTTATCTGAATGGGCTAACTTTATGTCGACAGACAGTTCGAATGGCTATTCTGCGATCGGCGGTCAGACGAAGAATGCATTTGGTGAGTTTGATGTCGGGGGATCCAGTTCCGGCAGTGCCGTTGCGGCGGCTCTTGGATTGGCGCCCGTCACGATCGGCTCGGAAACGTCGGGCTCCATCATCTATCCGGCCAGTCAGAACGGTGTGGTGGGGCATAAGCCGACACTTGGGCTGGTTTCTCAAGACGGCATCATCCCGATTTCACATACTCATGATACAGCCGGACCTATCACGAAAACTGTTAAAGACGCAGCGATAATGTTTCAAGCGCTGGCGGATACGGAAGAAACGGTTCAATGGTATAAAGATGCTCTGAAAGGCGTCCGAGTGGGGATCATAGCGAATGAGTCGCTAAAGGCTGTGTACCGGTCAGAAGATGAAGAGATTTTATCCAAAGCAGCAGATGAACTCCGCGGCGCGGGGGCAGAGGTTTCTTCATTTACCGTTAGAGAAGAAGGCTTGAACATTGATTACCTGAATATCTTGAAGCATGAATTCAACACAGGTGTGCAGGCTTATTTTGCGTCCAGTGCCTTGACGCTGGACAAGGTCCTGGCTTTCAACGAGCAGCAGGAGGAAGACTTTGCACCCTACAACCAGGAGCTGATCCGCCAGTCGATCGAAGAGACGTATTCAGATGAAGAGATCGATGAGATGATCAGACTGAACCAGCAGACGGCTAGAAAAGCCTTAACGGAAGCTTTTGCATCTGTCGACTTATTAGTTTCGCTGAGCAACTATGCTACCGTCTTATATGCAGCCGCCGGTAATCCGGCAGTGACTTTACCCGGCCACAAAAGGTCAACGGGCGAACCGGTGGGTGTCACGTTTATTGGAAAAAGCGGCCAGGATCTTCAGCTGCTTGAATGGGCTTATGCTTACGAACAAGCATTGCCTCGCGAAGTCTAG